The Bacillota bacterium genome window below encodes:
- a CDS encoding FtsX-like permease family protein, whose amino-acid sequence MLSLIARNWRGAKERLALLVVGAVGISVGLTYVVALAQTSKGTVQELLEERWRSSYDLMVRPAGAPSAAERHLDLVEPNYLLGLPGEISLDQYEIIKGIPGVGVAAPVAVVGWVNLTLPMDFPLVTDPGVYRMTRTVAASDGKTDYRTTEVTYWLNSEGPAVKRFVKREGRVVFAGLPEDYGMQLLPQNLRGSNENWNWYGQLVLLVGIDPEQEARLVGLDGAVVSGRYFSAADVVRGEQVEVPVPASAGGGSFTRQIWTMPVLVSRQAYADTSFRFQLQKLDLDYRDELAMLEQVRARGGRRYLDGLPVRATVVDYRLGAQDLRESLYRYLDEISGGRREPVYPSQVAALPGPVEYHPADSPFPSRWPLCYRVVPEEVGFLKGIFRGVGLEVPMYRAVQSALPADPSLNKDPYLELTPIGFFDPNRLRLARDPLNELPMETYRPAAASLVLDAGGRPVNPPVEIRPVESPGWFLTSPPALLTSLEAAAKLKANPISAIRVRIAGSETMGETAQARAEAVAREIRDRTGLAVDIMLGSSPRRVLIHVCGSEEIPDLGYVEQPWIQKGAALTILRETRLGFSVIVGAVLVVAVLYVLSTTSVSVLLRLREFGILSAVGWRPGRVLFLILGESLLTGVLVGAAGVALAWAVASGSRMTLSPLRLAAVALLPPLVYGAGATLPGRAATRVHPRLAVGEGEVGGGSLRLAGGSAANLVLADLVRRWKRNVLCVLSMALPILLLTVFLYVTVRLRGVMYTTWLGEYVALEVGPSHYFAAVFALFMAVLTTTDITWLNVSQRRAEMALLQALGWRNWQVRRLVLAQGVVLGWLAGLLGLAGGTLALALAYHAVPPLGVEVVLAILGLSTLTGLAGAVVPAWAATRGNLAAALRRE is encoded by the coding sequence TTGCTGTCCCTGATCGCGCGCAACTGGCGGGGAGCGAAGGAGCGCCTTGCCCTTCTGGTGGTGGGCGCAGTGGGCATCAGCGTGGGGCTCACCTACGTGGTGGCCCTGGCTCAAACCAGCAAAGGCACCGTGCAGGAGCTGCTGGAAGAACGGTGGCGTTCCTCGTACGATCTGATGGTGAGACCGGCCGGCGCCCCCAGTGCTGCGGAGCGCCATTTGGACCTGGTGGAACCCAACTACCTCCTGGGTCTGCCCGGTGAGATCAGCCTGGATCAATACGAAATCATCAAGGGAATCCCGGGGGTGGGGGTGGCGGCACCCGTGGCGGTGGTCGGCTGGGTGAACCTCACGCTTCCCATGGACTTCCCCCTGGTAACCGATCCCGGTGTCTACCGGATGACCAGGACGGTGGCAGCCTCAGATGGGAAAACAGACTACCGTACCACGGAAGTCACGTACTGGCTGAACAGCGAGGGTCCGGCTGTGAAGCGTTTCGTAAAGAGGGAAGGCCGTGTGGTGTTCGCCGGACTCCCCGAGGATTATGGCATGCAGCTACTGCCCCAGAACCTGCGGGGCAGCAACGAGAACTGGAACTGGTATGGCCAGCTCGTCCTGCTGGTAGGGATTGACCCGGAGCAGGAGGCACGGCTGGTAGGACTCGATGGGGCGGTGGTGAGCGGGCGGTACTTCTCCGCGGCCGATGTGGTCAGGGGCGAGCAGGTGGAAGTGCCCGTTCCCGCCAGCGCCGGCGGCGGCTCGTTCACGCGCCAGATATGGACCATGCCGGTGCTGGTGTCCCGGCAGGCGTATGCTGACACGTCCTTTCGCTTCCAGTTGCAGAAGCTCGACCTGGACTACCGGGATGAGCTGGCCATGCTGGAACAGGTGCGGGCGCGGGGCGGGCGGCGTTACCTGGATGGGTTACCGGTCCGGGCCACCGTCGTCGATTACCGCCTGGGCGCTCAGGACCTGCGTGAGAGCCTGTACCGCTATCTTGACGAGATATCCGGGGGTCGGAGAGAGCCTGTGTATCCCAGCCAGGTGGCCGCTTTGCCCGGCCCCGTTGAATACCATCCTGCCGACTCGCCGTTTCCCTCGCGGTGGCCACTGTGCTACCGGGTGGTCCCGGAGGAGGTCGGGTTTCTGAAAGGCATATTCCGTGGCGTGGGGCTGGAGGTTCCCATGTACCGTGCGGTGCAGTCAGCATTACCCGCAGACCCGTCTCTAAACAAGGACCCCTACCTGGAACTGACACCAATCGGTTTCTTTGACCCCAACCGGCTGCGTCTGGCCCGCGACCCCCTCAACGAACTCCCCATGGAGACATACCGGCCCGCCGCGGCCTCCCTGGTCCTGGATGCCGGGGGGAGGCCGGTGAACCCCCCCGTGGAAATCAGGCCGGTGGAAAGCCCGGGGTGGTTTCTCACTTCGCCGCCGGCGCTGCTCACCAGCCTGGAGGCGGCGGCGAAACTGAAGGCAAACCCCATAAGCGCCATCCGGGTGAGGATAGCCGGGTCGGAAACCATGGGCGAAACGGCCCAGGCCAGGGCAGAAGCCGTCGCCAGGGAGATACGGGATCGCACCGGGCTGGCCGTGGACATCATGCTGGGTTCGTCGCCCCGGCGCGTCCTCATCCACGTGTGCGGGTCGGAGGAGATCCCGGATCTGGGGTACGTGGAGCAGCCCTGGATACAGAAGGGAGCGGCCCTGACCATCCTGCGCGAGACGAGGCTGGGTTTTTCGGTCATCGTAGGCGCCGTCCTGGTGGTGGCCGTACTGTACGTGCTCTCTACCACCAGCGTCTCCGTGCTCCTGCGGCTGCGCGAGTTCGGCATCCTCTCCGCCGTGGGCTGGCGGCCCGGGAGGGTACTTTTCCTCATCCTGGGAGAGTCTCTGCTGACCGGTGTTCTGGTGGGAGCGGCCGGGGTGGCCCTGGCCTGGGCCGTGGCCAGTGGCAGCAGGATGACGCTCTCACCGCTCAGGCTGGCAGCGGTCGCCCTCCTCCCTCCCCTCGTGTACGGTGCCGGGGCGACGCTCCCCGGGCGCGCCGCCACCCGGGTTCACCCCCGCCTCGCCGTGGGCGAAGGAGAGGTTGGCGGTGGATCTCTGCGCCTGGCAGGAGGCTCTGCGGCAAACCTTGTCCTCGCTGACCTGGTGCGCCGCTGGAAGCGCAACGTGCTCTGTGTCCTGAGCATGGCGCTGCCCATTCTCCTCCTGACGGTCTTCCTCTACGTCACCGTGCGCCTGCGGGGAGTCATGTACACCACCTGGCTGGGGGAGTACGTGGCGTTGGAAGTGGGCCCGTCCCACTATTTTGCCGCCGTCTTCGCCCTGTTCATGGCCGTCCTCACTACGACCGACATTACGTGGCTCAATGTCTCGCAACGCCGTGCTGAGATGGCGCTGCTTCAGGCTCTAGGCTGGCGTAACTGGCAGGTGCGACGGCTGGTCCTCGCCCAGGGGGTGGTGCTGGGATGGCTGGCGGGGCTCCTGGGCCTCGCCGGAGGCACCCTGGCGCTGGCTCTGGCCTACCATGCCGTCCCCCCTCTTGGGGTGGAGGTAGTCCTGGCCATCCTGGGTCTTTCCACGCTGACGGGCCTGGCCGGGGCGGTGGTGCCGGCCTGGGCTGCCACTCGGGGGAACCTGGCCGCCGCTTTGCGCCGCGAATGA